From a single Nicotiana tabacum cultivar K326 chromosome 8, ASM71507v2, whole genome shotgun sequence genomic region:
- the LOC142161712 gene encoding disease resistance protein Roq1-like, which produces MPSTSYCSLPPSEQWDYDVFLSFRGEDTRKTFVAHLNRELCRAGINTFKDDETLERGASISPQLVSAIKRSRFAIIIFSKNYASSKWCLDELVKIMECRNEIGQVVIPIFYDINPSEVRSQRNSFAEAFSKYEEEFKGDTNKVHSWRKALNKAANLAGHDLHSTTYNGNESWCIQHIVKEIANELCQKSMISGTLIGAESQIQAVISMLMMECEDVRFIGISGMGGIGKTTIARAIFDRFAHQFEGACFVANI; this is translated from the exons ATGCCATCTACCTCTTATTGTTCATTACCACCTTCCGAACAGTGGGATTATGATGTGTTCTTGAGTTTTAGAGGAGAAGACACGCGTAAGACCTTTGTAGCCCACCTTAACAGAGAATTATGTCGGGCTGGAATCAATACATTCAAAGATGATGAAACACTAGAACGAGGTGCATCGATTTCACCTCAACTTGTCAGTGCCATTAAACGGTCAAGGTTTGCCATTATCATCTTCTCAAAGAACTATGCATCATCCAAATGGTGCTTGGATGAGCTAGTGAAGATCATGGAATGTCGAAATGAAATTGGGCAGGTAGTTATACCAATTTTCTATGACATAAATCCATCAGAAGTACGTTCCCAGAGAAATAGTTTTGCCGAAGCCTTTTCCAAATATGAGGAGGAATTCAAGGGTGACACCAATAAGGTGCATAGTTGGAGGAAAGCCTTAAATAAAGCAGCCAATTTGGCAGGCCATGATCTGCATAGTACTACTTACAATGG AAATGAGTCTTGGTGCATTCAACACATTGTGAAAGAGATAGCTAATGAGCTGTGCCAGAAGTCGATGATCAGTGGCACTCTAATTGGAGCAGAATCACAAATTCAGGCTGTAATCTCGATGTTGATGATGGAATGTGAAGATGTTCGATTTATCGGGATTTCAGGGATGGGTGGTATTGGCAAGACCACCATTGCAAGAGCCATTTTTGACAGGTTTGCTCATCAATTCGAAGGTGCTTGCTTTGTTGCAAATATTTAA
- the LOC107778410 gene encoding disease resistance protein Roq1-like, with protein sequence MGRRIAVQEYPRRRIWLHEDIADILSEHTGGEAIEVILIPLMSNSEENTIHLSNEVFRHMKRLRIFVSSSHKNVMYFCSHDPIKFLPNSLYWINWSYYPSPSLPENFEPPKLVGLIMHCSYMVNLWKGSKHLNRLSILDLSDSRKLIQISDLSGSPNLERLILCHCVRLVEVHPSVGALKKLTILDVEGCEKLERLPSKFQSGSLEVLNFSGCQSLRKVPEIQQNVNRLTEFKKPNFGVLELTSSFLSYLDLSGCSNIETLPSSMCRLKNLKYLYLNRCTQLKNLPEDICELVNLEGLDASETSVWCTPNSITCLRKLKYLSFRKVPKAFHVRDLCSWGCFAQLDLKFQLPSVVSVFCTLIRLDLSACNLFDGSIPEDLGCLASLLELNLSRNNFTFLPKSIVLLNCLRHLDITYCETLTELPELPPRIMKLFLDDRFALESIPTLPTMYKELYLVSFANQKLQEMWCASCRESSGAQMRNCLRKNMTDMLEEILLPFLSVVQLQRRGRRFGIVFPRSDPSAKVPRWFMHRKTCSTGISFNLKKHWYNKKFMGFAIYCQLPFLNDESPKNRKRFAFSLFWGTTITTKLVPERAAMDQRAPGKIVHLQVSNVVAYGSHDCFIFLQLDLKRVHFNGKGKGTMLINNPNDYCRFEASLDCRMSSNWGVRLVYADDIEVMRLEWAWQSNRLEPEDLREVDVELCVERLKELSVPGEIIYFYATLISYQLPVLSTCPRCLSFAEDLTHVFLNCKYSQLVWEGSRLGLNFKVGTPVEFQEWLLTWTLSAPENEDFSFSLAVLWAIWKHRNKLVHERAVFVPSEVISTAIKEHSRFPYSVGIAIRELYKVHRGTIVDLNAFNVDSDVQLDDDVLVMEVKGAWKEGQEWAGMAWIAYWWKSQVKVAEATRSLKVRSKLHAEVHAFVQAVKWSIFLDSPIVILSDNQMLIKEFHNSDCCSDQDIGCMLHNCLEFMEDHQISWKVVKVPSYAVSAAKRAAKMAMKTHMDVLNWDPIDI encoded by the exons ATGGGCCGACGTATTGCAGTGCAAGAATACCCAAGGCGCCGGATATGGCTTCATGAGGATATTGCTGATATTTTAAGTGAACATACG GGCGGAGAAGCAATAGAAGTCATATTAATCCCGTTGATGTCCAACTCAGAGGAGAATACCATTCACCTGAGCAATGAAGTCTTCAGACATATGAAGCGACTAAGAATATTTGTATCATCGTCTCACAAGAACGTCATGTATTTTTGCTCTCATGACCCCATTAAGTTTCTTCCTAACAGCTTATACTGGATTAATTGGTCATATTATCCTTCACCATCATTGCCAGAAAATTTTGAACCACCAAAGCTGGTGGGGCTTATTATGCATTGCAGTTACATGGTTAACCTCTGGAAGGGGTCAAAG cATTTAAACAGGTTGAGCATTCTTGATTTGAGTGATTCTCGAAAATTAATCCAAATTTCAGACCTTTCTGGGTCTCCAAATTTGGAGAGGCTAATCCTATGTCACTGtgttcggctggtagaggtccaCCCATCTGTTGGAGCCCTCAAAAAGCTTACTATTTTAGATGTGGAAGGTTGTGAAAAACTTGAAAGGCTTCCCTCTAAGTTTCAATCCGGGTCTCTTGAAGTTCTAAATTTTTCTGGTTGTCAGAGTTTGAGAAAAGTTCCAGAAATTCAGCAAAATGTGAATCGTTTAACAGAATTTAAGAAGCCAAACTTTGGGGTACTTGAATTAACATCGTCATTCCTGAGCTATCTAGATTTGAGTGGCTGCAGTAACATTGAAACGCTCCCTAGCAGCATGTGCAGGTTGAAAAATTTGAAGTATCTGTACCTCAATCGCTGTACCCAACTAAAGAACTTGCCAGAAGATATTTGTGAACTAGTGAACTTGGAGGGGCTTGATGCGAGTGAAACATCAGTTTGGTGCACCCCAAATTCCATCACATGCTTGAGGAAACTGAAGTACCTATCTTTTCGGAAAGTACCCAAGGCTTTTCATGTGAGAGATTTATGCAGTTGGGGATGTTTTGCCCAACTTGATTTGAAGTTTCAGCTGCCCAGCGTTGTATCAGTCTTTTGCACACTTATAAGACTGGATCTTAGTGCTTGCAATTTATTTGATGGCAGTATTCCTGAGGATCTTGGATGCTTGGCCTCACTACTAGAGTTAAACCTGAGCAGAAACAACTTCACCTTTTTACCTAAAAGCATTGTGCTACTTAACTGCCTTCGACACCTTGACATAACCTATTGTGAAACGCTAACAGAGCTGCCAGAGCTTCCTCCACGTATAATGAAACTGTTTCTAGACGATCGCTTTGCTTTGGAAAGCATTCCAACACTACCAACTATGTACAAAGAGTTGTACTTGGTCTCATTTGCTAATCAGAAGTTGCAAGAGATGTGGTGTGCTTCATGCAGGGAAAGTTCTGGTGCGCAGATGAGAAACTGTCTAAGGAAGAACATGACGGACATGCTAGAAGAGATTCTCCTTCCATTTTTGTCAGTAGTGCAGCTTCAG CGCAGAGGGAGAAGATTTGGTATTGTCTTCCCTAGAAGTGATCCAAGTGCTAAGGTTCCTAGGTGGTTCATGCATCGTAAGACATGTTCAACGGGGATTTCCTTCAACCTGAAGAAACACTGGTATAATAAGAAGTTTATGGGATTTGCTATCTATTGTCAGCTTCCTTTCTTAAATGATGAATCACCGAAAAACCGTAAAAGGTTTGCATTCAGTTTGTTCTGGGGTACAACAATCACTACAAAATTGGTGCCCGAACGTGCTGCTATGGATCAACGAGCTCCTGGAAAAATAGTTCATTTGCAAGTGTCAAATGTAGTAGCATATGGCAGTCATGACTGCTTTATTTTCTTACAATTGGACCTAAAAAGGGTGCATTTTAATGGTAAAGGTAAGGGCACAATGTTGATAAATAATCCAAATGACTATTGTAGATTTGAGGCATCTCTAGATTGCCGTATGTCATCAAATTGGGGAGTTCGTCTGGTATATGCTGATGATATTGAGGTGATGAGGTTGGAATGGGCTTGGCAGTCTAACAGATTGGAGCCTGAGGATTTGCGTGAAGTGGATGTCGAGTTGTGTGTTGAGAGGTTGAAAGAATTGTCAGTTCCAGGggaaataatatatttttatgcaaCACTTATTTCGTATCAGTTGCCAGTTCTATCGACTTGCCCTAGATGCTTATCCTTTGCTGAAGACTTGACTCACGTATTCTTGAACTGTAAATACTCTCAGCTAGTCTGGGAAGGATCAAGATTAGGCCTAAACTTTAAAGTTGGGACCCCAGTAGAATTTCAAGAGTGGTTACTTACCTGGACTTTGTCAGCTCCTGAAAATGAAGATTTCAGTTTTTCGTTAGCTGTCCTATGGGCGATCTGGAAGCATAGAAACAAGTTAGTGCATGAAAGAGCTGTTTTTGTTCCCTCAGAAGTCATTTCCACTGCCATTAAAGAGCACTCAAGGTTTCCGTATTCTGTTGGCATAGCAATAAGAGAGCTCTATAAGGTGCATAGAGGAACAATCGTCGATCTCAATGCTTTCAATGTTGATTCTGATGTACAGCTGGACGACGACGTACTAGTAATGGAGGTTAAGGGAGCTTGGAAAGAGGGACAAGAATGGGCTGGAATGGCATGGATAGCTTATTGGTGGAAATCTCAGGTTAAAGTGGCTGAAGCTACAAGATCGTTGAAGGTCAGGAGCAAACTACATGCAGAAGTACATGCCTTTGTGCAGGCAGTGAAATGGTCCATCTTCTTAGATTCTCCAATCGTAATTTTGTCTGACAACCAGATGTTGATTAAGGAATTCCATAATTCAGATTGCTGTTCAGATCAAGACATTGGTTGTATGTTGCATAATTGTCTGGAATTCATGGAAGATCATCAAATATCCTGGAAAGTTGTCAAAGTTCCAAGTTATGCAGTATCAGCTGCAAAGAGAGCAGCAAAAATGGCCATGAAGACTCACATGGATGTATTGAACTGGGATCCTATTGACATTTAA